The nucleotide window CCGCCGGCATCAACGTGGTCCCCTTCACGTGGGCCGCTTCGCCGGCCGCCGCTGAGCTCGAGATGGTGGTCGTGGATTGGCTCGGCAAGGCACTGCACCTTCCCGAGAGCCTCCTCTTCGCCGGAGGCGGAGGGGGCACGATTCTTGGCACCTCGTGCGAGGCCATACTCTGCACTCTCGTCGCCGCAAGGGACCGGAAGCTCGCCGAGATCGGTGAGAACAGGATCTGTGACCTCGTGGTCTACTGCTCGGACCAGACCCACTTCGCCTTCCGCAAGGCCGCACGCATTGCCGGCATCCAGCGTGACCACTGCCGGGCGATACACACGTGCCACAGCGACATGTTCGCGCTGTCGCCCACGGAACTGCAGGCCGCCATGCAGGCTGACGTGGATGCCGGGCTTGTGCCCCTCTTCCTGTGCGCGACCATCGGGACGACCCAGACCACTGCCGTCGACCCCATCGGCGAGCTCTGCGCTGTCACCGCGCCGCACGGAGTGTGGGTGCACGTGGACGCGGCGTACGCCGGCTCCGCGCTCGTCTGCCCGGAGTTCACCTACGTGATACACGGCGTGGAGGCCGTGGACTCCTTCAGCATGAACGCCCACAAGTGGCTCCTCGCCAACAACGACTGCTGCACGATGTGGGTGAAGAAGCCGAGCGCGCTGGTGGCTGCGCTCGGGACCGAGCAGGAGTACATCCTCAAGGACGCGGCGTCGGAGGGGCACGACGTGGTGGACTACAAGGACTGGAACATGACGCTGACACGCCGGTTCCGCGCGCTCAAGATGTGGCTCGTGCTCCGCTGCTACGGCATCCAGGGCCTGCGCGACCACATCCGCTCCCACGTCCGCATGGCCGTGGCGTTCGAGAAAATGGTGAGGGCCGATGAGAGGTTCGAGGTTGTGACTGACAGGACGTTTGCGCTGGTGTGCTTCCGGCTTCGCCCACAGGACAAGTTCGGCGGTGAGAAGACGGCCAACGACCTCAACCGAGGCCTCCTAGAAGAGGTGAACGCGGTCACCTCGGGCCCCTACATGAGCGCCGCAAACGTAGGCGGTATGTTCATGCTAAGGTGTGCCGTGGGGAGCACGCTCACGGAGGAGCACCATGTCGACGATGCATGGAAGGTTGTGCAGGATCAGGCCTCGGCGATCCTTCGTAAGATGGAGATCATCTACAGCTCTAGGTAACCTACGAACTTGGTGAAGATGAACTTCGATTCAAGGTTCACCACAATAATTAGGCGGGCCACGGAATCATGCATGAGGATTGTACTTCGCGAATAGAGCTGCCCATGTAATGTACTACTACTTGCTTTTTGTTACGTCTGTATTTGAAACTATTGTTTACATTTTTTCCCTTTTCCCTAAAGGTTGCATAATAATTGAGATGTAAGGTGATATACACCTATTTCGACGGTTATATACATAAAGTGATTATATATTGTTTGTATTGTATTATGTGTTCCCGCTTCATTGTTTCCATTGTATTCTTGTATGTAACTTGTGATTCTACTACATCCCTTAAGTTATTGAATCGTGTGTTTCTGCAAACATGTATGCATTGACGTATATTAATAATAAACACCAAAACAATGTATTGGCAAACTCTTAAACATTGGTGTACCATTACTGCAGATCGGTGCTATTAGGCGCATATCATCGAATTATGTGCGACGAAGTTATCACACACATTAgaaaataaaatcgtgtgcctCAAAGTGAAATGTATGTGATGGCCAACACATCGCGCGTGATTGGGGAAGGAAAACATGGTGCGATTTCGTGCACATGGTTCTACTGAAATAAGCGTGTGAGATGAACTGAATTATCGCACACGTTTTTTCTAATGCCGTGTGTCTGGTTGTACCGAAAAAATTGCCCATCATGATGCGAGCCATCGAACACATAACTTTTAGATCTATCGTGAGCGATTTATAGCAAACAGACCATTTTAATAAATTGTGTGAGATATGTTTACAATCGCATACAGTTACACCGAAGGAGTCATGTGTGATGATGTTCACATGATTTCAATACTTGTAAATTTTCCTCGCTGCATGATTATTTAAAACATGCATAAAAACAATAATTGTAAATGAACAGAGGTTCCTAGGTTGTTATTTACATGAAATATTTAAAACATACATAGAGACCTCACAAAAAGATTAATTGATCATCATGTAGTTCTTCTTCGCATGCTTGCTAGCGCCACGGCCTGACCCCGGGGCCTCCTCTACTGTTACAAATGGAGGCATGTCATCACATGAACGATCCACTTGTACATGGCATAGCTTGTTTAAGCATCCTTGCCTCTGTACGTGATGTACTCTGGACTCGGACATTCCTCCCAGATCAAATGCTATTGATAATGCGATGAGATAAAAAGAAAGTACAGACTTACTAGGTGGGATATGATTTGCAGACCCAAGGGTCAGGGTGGGCTTAAGATTGAGAAGAGGTAAAGAATAGATATCTGCTCAGTAAATGATTATACAAGCTATCTGTTGAGACCGAAGGAACCTGGGTGCAAATTCTACTTAATAAGTACCTACAATCTAATACCTTGGCCCAGGTTACCATTAGAACCAATGATTCACCTTTCTGGAAAGGGCTTAATGAGAACGAAAGCATCTTTCTTCCATAGAACTAAATTTATCATTGGAAATGGTAATTCGACTAGATTATGAGAAGATACTTGGTTAGGGGAGACGCATCTTGCCATACAATATATGTCTCTGTATAATATTATATAGCGTCAGGAGGCTTATGTTGCTACAATATTATAGTCTACTCCTCTAAACATTCAATTTGGGCGATCCTTAGTAGGAGACCGATGGGATGCATGGCTACATCTGGTGCGGAGGTTGATGGATGTTCACCTCTCTGATGTGCCCGATACTATCCACTGATGAATCCATGTATGTAGACCTAATTGACTCGGACCCGATTCCATGATCAATACATATTTGGAAGATTAAAGCGCCACTAAAAACATAAATCTTTATGTGGTTTGTTAACAAGGAGGTGATTCTGACTAAGAATAATTTGGCAAAGCGTAGTTGGGAAGGTAGTCAACCATGTTGCTTTTGTGATCAAGATGAAACTATTAAACACCTCTTTCTCGATTGTCCGATGGCCAAACTTTTATGGCGTTCAAATCATATAGCTTTCAATATCGTCCCTCCAAATGGTATTCACACGTTATTTGGGACGTGGCTAAATGCAGTGGAGCCAAATATTGCGAGCCATATTTGGGTAGGAGTATGCGCATTACTTTGGGCTATACGGAACTGCAGAAATGATATGGTCTTTAACAAACAAACTCGTAcacattttttgcaggttatcgACATGGTCACTGCTTGGATCCGTACGTGATCATTACTCACTCCTGCGGAAGCCAGAGAGCCATTTGTTATTGGGTCTACACGATGGGAGAAGGTTCCTCGGGATATGTACAACCGATATGGATAGCGGTACAGTAATAGGCTAGGTGTTTAGTCATCTCGTCCTATTTTAGCCGGTTGTGGCAACTTTAATTTTTTTGGTTACCTTTTCTTTAGCTCCGAGTAAGCTTGTACTAGACTGCGGACCTTGGTGATACTTTGTTTAATGATGTGAACTGTTTACTCACGCCACCACTGTGTGAAATAGCAATGATCGTGCACACACATACCACGTTACCACTATACACTAGTAGTAGCAACGTTCACATAGCCTCCAGCGCCACCACTAATTATTTATTGATTTATAAAAAATCATTTATACAATTCATCCGTTGATTTATAAAATCATTTGACCTGAGTTTCTTATACCTCGCAATGGCGATGTTTTTGCATCGTTACCTTGTTGAAAGCATTGCTCAGATATGCtcgtgtcacatccctagttctggtatgacctaggctagcccttcatgtttgcatcatgtttaaattccatttaaaatttgaaatggggatttgtgaaaccctcagaatcatttctgaaaatgacccaagtaaaaattgctccaaaagggttcaagaaaatgctcatgttgctctctgaaaatattggacagagataaaagtcaaatcaatatttttatgAGCTCctaagtatttattttgggcatttggaattaatgcagtaattatttgctttggatgtatattatatatatatatatatataatattgtccAAAAATTATGCCACTTGTTGAGGAGCTCTAGAATAATACCATTAGCCCCtgcaaaaattggcataagaaaataaaatggtttagtattttatttaaaccaaacaaatgttagaaaaatagaaaagaaaacaaaaaaggaaaagcCTACCTGTGCTTACCTGCCGCCTGGCACTGTGCAGCCGGCCTGGCCCagcggcccagcaggccggcccagccgactggcacTGCCAGTCGTCCCCTTCCTCGCGCCAGGAGGACAGGGGCACGCGCTCGCCGCGCGCAAGCACAcaccggccacctcctgcttccccgctCGCCGCTGGAGGCACCCGACGACGCCACGCACCCCCCCTGAACACCGCTCACTCTCCCCagtcctctcctctcctctccctcgcttccTCGCTCACGGTCGAGCGCTGCCGTCGCCACCGGCCAACGTtgccgcagccaccgcctccccctcgccctcttTCCATGTCTGCGAGCTCCGCCACCTCGCCCTGAAGCTCTCCATGGAGCCACGCGCCTCGGGAGGCCCTGGAGCGCCTCCATCGCCGTCGTCTTCATCTCCGGCCGCCGTGGATCCCCATCACCGCCCCGCCGACTTCAGTGcatccccgagctcgccgtcaaGCCCACCGAGACCGCTGTGAGCTGCTgcttctcctccccctctccgtttgCTCGCTTGCATGTCATAGCCGTCGCCCCCTTGCTTACCGTAGCCGTCGTCGCGcgggctcgtcgccggcgaagccCCGGTGACCAAATGGCCCCGCGCGTGCGTCTGTTGCACTCGCAACGACCCATGGAGCAACGCTAGCGCGACAGCCAGCTTGTTTGCAAGCCGCAACGCCGACCCCAAGCACACCCGCACGCCGGCCACCGCCACGAGCTCTTTTCCagcgagctccggccaccccagctacTCCCACTTGCCCTGTTGGTTGCGCGCGTTCGCCAGCTTCACGTAGGTAGTCTCCGCCGCGCGTTTGGTCGCCGGAAGGCGATTTCCGAcgcctccgccgcgtctggcctcgccggcgtcaaGTCGCCGGCGGGCTTTGACCCCGCAGACAGGAGGTTTGACCTTTTCCGTCGGTCGCcgacatgtggggcccggccctGTTAAGTTTTAGTTAGGATTAGTTTAACAACTAATTAAACCATGTTTAGCtaattgggtcactgacatgtgggcccaacccCATTAACTAAACCAGTTTAGGTTTATTTTAAATCAGGAATAGCTAcagacactgacgtgtggaccccacacgtcaggtttgacctggtcagccgcctttgacctgctgacgtaagcatgacgctgtgctgacgcagttattctttttctggaattattttaaaacaggaaattccaaaaaagttttaaacttcaaaaattcatagaaattcaaccgtagctcagattgaaataatttatatatgaaaaatgatcagaaaaattccatctatccatctgtaccattttcatgcatgacaaaccaacctatacatgatgtatatatgaaaacacacttatggcatatttaagagcttaattAGGGGTTTAAATGGACCTCAACtaaataaatgctagatgcattaactcaaacaacatcacatactcatgccatgttcatgcatcataatgttgcatatgcttgtgtttgatttccgacaccgttccttctcgataggtcctgctccggagagtgttcgagagtgcctgtctgaggagcagtgcccccctgttgatctaccaggcaagcaaacccccttgttcattccgatacaatcctactctctcgctcctgctctcatttattgcattagggcAACAACGATTCAACTTCTACTTTATGTTGCAATAGTtaaacccattcctctgcatgacctgtcattgccacagtaaatagttaaaacccactagcatgtgtaggagttgattgagccatgttgtgttcttgccatgccgtgcctgctattgcttagagttgtgtcaggtctgattcatcgggaatgaattggagtggtacgatatgttctagtgctgagagttaagcgtgtgaacacgatttggtaaaggtagcggtgagaggctctgtaggagtacatggtgggttgtctcactggaaccgtccttaagaactgagttcggtgtaagttgtccaatgactagtcactaccacacattgggctccaggcgatccaagctctctcgacttattagacaacttgatctctgtccaggagttgcaattagtttctggtgtttgtaggtagtgttagtagtctaccaagtggcacccggccaggtgggcttgggacagactaggcacagtgacacggtgtaccaagtggcacccggatggtgggcttgggaaccctgctcacatcgtttggggccgtgaacgacaccccggccggatctccttgcggatggaacccgaataggcgatgaacctggactagagtcttgtgtggttagtcaggtcgtggccgacatcctcgccaggcttccgcttgaaggttgccaagatacatgacgtgtatatggtgataagtggtgagagcgtgtgtgaagaagtacacccctgcagggttttcatgatctattcgaatagccgtgtcctcggttatggacttcttggatgcttacgtggtacatagacaacttaaagtggatactctaaaatgctcaagacaagtgtgagtgctatggatggccttctcgtaaggagacgaggatgaatccatagtagtgtattgatgtggtgattagtggactcgtgtgcgctgcctcacctcaaagaagtttctcgttgtcgtagaacaggatagccactgagtcaaagctggcttgctgcaactaaaccccacattatcTTCTTGATacaatgcatgtatgatagggtctgatgtaagtcttgctgagtacctttgtactcacgtttgctttatttatgttttgcaggtaagacatctgtctcactagtagtaccgcttggacttcgacgagtagcttgttaccttagctacgatcttgtacctttgagggacttgtagatagtcaggcttctcggcctttttcttttgtagttgtctgtactcagacatgtaatgcttccgttgcttgtatgctctgaatgatgggtcatgtgacccctgtttgtattaatgccatgtggctcttctgagcatttatctatatgagtttgcgttatgttgtgatgccatgttgtacagcacatacttgcatgttatgcgtacgtgtgacgtgtattgctatgtgtgggatccgacaaactagttgtttatccttggcagcctctcatatggggaaatgtagtctagtgcttccttgaaccatagtagtccgctacagcccggttcaccggagtcctactagcccagcactactactcaggaCACTTCACTGGCCGGcctgtgtttcacttcgttcatgtgtctgtcccttcggggaaatgtcacgcagtgacatccggagtcctgttagcccagtgctacagcccggattcacacgctgctgactgacatgctcgatgtgaatcatgtatgcctgtccccatgggttagtgccgctttgggttcacgactagccatgtcggcccgggttctctgtcatatggatgctagcgacacaatcatatacgtgagccaaaaggtgcaaacggtcccgggccagggtaaggcgacacccgtgggaataccgtgcgtgaggccgcaaagtgatatgtggtgttaccggctagatcgatgtgacttggaatcggggtcccgacagctttggtatcagagcctgactgactgtaggatttccaagccaacctggtcgaagttgagtctagaaattctttagctatataggggaattgattgtggaagggaacgtaaggctctttttactccttatacctcatgcccttctgatctgagtcatcctatctttcctacggggttaaggaactaggcttcctcttctgtctatcaggatcacatgttactactccgtagtttctaaggtttggttgatctgagtcttatcccagtttgagtacctccggtgtagcctgtttagtaatatctcagaaccttggGTGATGATGTTAAGTTTGGTGCTACCCCGTCTTTTGCAGAATGTCTCatttgagcattttactgccgttatgctgccggatTTGTCCTAGGAGTTCGAGAGATACTAAATTCTTGTGCTACCTTCCGCATCCTATAGttgatgctgaatccatccttgttttccttggttttgttcttcaggatgttgccggttaaccgaagttctgttgcttgtagccggaaccacggagatggtagggatgaggatcctcccgaccagccttcgttggcagagttcatgttagagatggagaagaacaagcgagagtctaaccgcttgttagcacgtattgaggagaacacctcccatcagcacaaagagtcagcgtccatctatgatttcattggtctgaaaccacctaccttccatcattccattgaaccacttgatgtagatgattggctccgtagtatcacacacaagctgcgttctgcgaacgtagctgaaagtgacaaggtcacctacgctgcttatcatctggaaggtcctgctagtctttggtggcagaactatgaggctatgcttccagctggccagataccTACCTGGAGAGATTTTACTGAAGCCTTTCGTGAACATCACATTCCTCAAGCCCTCATTgatcgcaagagagaagagttttGTAGTTTCACCCAGGGTGAGATGGCTGtcgatgcttacagtagagaatTTGAGAACCTCGCTCGCTATGCTTcagaagaagtgtccacagacgccaagaagcaggctaggttccggaagggtctcaaccccaagttgcgtcgtgatctccacttgcaccattgcaatacattccaggctcttgtgaacaaggccattaatgcggagacagctcagctcacttacgaggagtctcataagcacacccgtgatttggtTTCTTTCTCCGGTTCTAGTTCgcagaagcgccggatttgggttccgaactccgctcttccacccggatATTCACCGAGGCCATCTTATGTGGCGCCTCACCTAGTTCAGTTACATACTCCACTCAGGCCtattggtagaccgcttgtcaaatcgggtccacgtcctacttcagggacttgcttcacatgcggagagccaggacactatgcacgtgactgctctcaaaccaactatgccccaccccagcctgagaagtctgttcttcgtggtaagccatcacgcaagatgatcagtgtcaagtcagcttccactgaacgtggatgtgtgcatcacgtctcagctagaGACGCCCATGACGATccagatgtcgttcttggtacactccttgtcaattGCCATCCAGCATTGGTTttgttcgatactggagcatctcattcctTCATTTCCGAAAGCTACGCTAATTTGCAcaacatgtcattttgtgatatgccctcttctctagtcattcaaactcctggatccaaatgacaaacttctagtgtaagccatggtaatgaaatccttgttgacagacttgtattccctgcatcacttatagccctcaagtctacagatatcaacatcatcttgggtatggactggatgaaagctcattatgccaagattgattgttacacaaggtctgttcagcttacacacccatctggcaagatagtcaccgtctccactagagttgcaaagcgccaactctattctcttaatgccagccctcttccagaccttgaagatatcccggtagtccgtgactttccggatgtctttccagaggaactgccaggtattccacctgacagagaagtagagtttgtcatagatcttatcccaggaaccgctccaatctctaggagaccttacaagatggcacccttagaactagctgagcttaagaaacaacttgatgaatccatgcaaaagggtttcatccgtcctagttcttctccctgggcttgccccgtcctcttcgtcaagaaaaaggatggtacagaccggatggttgtagattatcgtcccgttaatttggtcacgataaagaacaagtatccgctccccaggatcaacgatctgtatgatcagctcgctggatcctcagtcttctccaagatggatttgaggttaggctaccaccaaatcaagatcagaaacggggacattcctaaaacggcttttgtcactcgttatggtcagtacaagtacaccgtcatgtcctttggtctaaccaatgctccagctactttctctcGCTTGATAAACTTGATCTTCGtagagtacttagataagttcgtcgtggtttacctcgatgatattcttatttactcgaagaacgaggaagagcatgccgaacatcttagacttgtgttagaaaaactcagagagcaccgcctttatgccaagttctccaagtgcgaattttggttaccagaagtgacctatctcggccacgtaatctttggtaagggcattgctgtcaatcccgagagagttcaggccgttcttgattggactccgcctgaaacaGTTAAATAAgctaggagtttccttggtctagccagatattgtcgccgcttcgttgagaacttctccaaagtggccaaacctctgacggaacttctcaagaaagataaaaagtttgagtggtccccacagtgtgagtacagttttcaggaactgaaaagacgtcTGACTTCTGCTCCTgtacttgtgccaccggatttcactaaagactttgttatctactgcgacgcctcacgacagggactaggttgcatccTTATGCAAGATcaccatgtgattgcctatgcatctcgacagttgcatccacatgaggagaattatcctacacatgatctagagcttgcagccgtaatctatgcacttaagacatggcgacattacctccttggtaaacgttgcgagatttacaccgatcaccagagtcttaagtatatcttcacccaaccagatttgaaccttaggcaaaaaCGTTGGTTGGacttgatctcagattacgacttaggaattacctacaccccaggaaaggggaatgtcatggctgatgcgctaagtcgtaagtcctattgcaacaatctcatgttgcagcagggccaaccacttctccatgaggaattctgtaagcttaatcttcacattgctcctcatggattcctttctaccttggtggcgaaacctactcttgtggatcaaaTCATCTCTGCTCATAAGcaggatacgggaatttcccggatcaagagaaacattaacaaGGGAGTTGCTGGTAatttctctatagatgatcgtggtgttgttttcttcgagagtcgcttggtggttcccaagaatcaacatcttcgacgattaatccttaaggaggcgcatgaatctcctctcatgattcatcccagtagtactaagatgtatcaggacctacgccagaggttctggtggactaggatgaagagagaaattgcttagtttattgctagctgcgacgtttgtcgtcgcgttaaggcagaacatcaaagacctactggcacccttcaacctttagctattcctgagtggaaatgggataaggttggtatggacttcatcaccggctttcctaggaccaagaaagggaataatgctatcttcgtagtcattgatcatctttccaaagtggctcacttcctacctgttcgagagagtatcactgctagtcagctcgctgacttatatatttctcgaatagtgtcacttcatggtgttccactagagatcaattcagaccgtggtagtcttttcacttctcatttctgggggagtttccaaactgccatgggcacccatctttccttcagtaccgctttccaccctcaatcaagtggtcaggtggaaagggtcaaccaaattctcgaagacatgcttagagcttgtgttatctcattcggtatggattgggagaagtgtcttcccttcaccgagtttgcttataacaatagctaccaatccagcctcaagaaagctccttttgaggttttgtatggacgaagatgtcaaacacctttgaactggtcagaaaccggtgaaagacaattctttagaccggatatgatccaggaggcagaagagcaagttcgcatcattcgtgagaatttgaaaacaacccaatctcgtcaaaagagccagtatgaccgtcgtcataaggaagtggcttatgaagttggcgacaaggcttatcttcgggttactcccttgaagggtacccatcgtttcggtatcaagggcaagttggctcctcgttacattggtccttttcgcattctcgctaaacgaggagaggttgcctaccagttggaactacccccacatctttcccgagttcatgatgtcttccacgtctctcaactcaggcgttgcttctcggatcccatccgcggagtggaccatgaaacgcttgatctccaagataacctcacatatcgagagtaccccgtccgcattctggatcaagcagagcgtgtcactcgatgtcataacatcaagtttctcaaggttcagtggtctcatcattccgaaagagaagctacttgggagcgtgaagatcgtcttcgacttgagtaccccactttctttccgccaactcctgaatctcgggacgagattcttccgagtgggggtgagttgtcacatccctagttctggtatgacctaggctagcccttcatgtttgcatcatgtttaaattccatttaaaatttgaaatggggatttgtgaaa belongs to Triticum urartu cultivar G1812 chromosome 7, Tu2.1, whole genome shotgun sequence and includes:
- the LOC125524855 gene encoding tyrosine decarboxylase-like; translation: MAPPAQCLDTVTGATGQNGTVPVIGHTPEKKMQCHNLLDADEFRLQGHQVIDFIAEYYSGMGDHPVHPSVTPGFLRNLLPTEAPSHPEPDAFSSALKDVRDIILPGMTHWQSPRHFAHFPASSSTVGALGEALTAGINVVPFTWAASPAAAELEMVVVDWLGKALHLPESLLFAGGGGGTILGTSCEAILCTLVAARDRKLAEIGENRICDLVVYCSDQTHFAFRKAARIAGIQRDHCRAIHTCHSDMFALSPTELQAAMQADVDAGLVPLFLCATIGTTQTTAVDPIGELCAVTAPHGVWVHVDAAYAGSALVCPEFTYVIHGVEAVDSFSMNAHKWLLANNDCCTMWVKKPSALVAALGTEQEYILKDAASEGHDVVDYKDWNMTLTRRFRALKMWLVLRCYGIQGLRDHIRSHVRMAVAFEKMVRADERFEVVTDRTFALVCFRLRPQDKFGGEKTANDLNRGLLEEVNAVTSGPYMSAANVGGMFMLRCAVGSTLTEEHHVDDAWKVVQDQASAILRKMEIIYSSR